Proteins from a single region of Salipiger sp. H15:
- the addA gene encoding double-strand break repair helicase AddA: MSRNEASEKQVQAARPDASTWLAANAGSGKTRVLTDRVARLLLDEVLPEHILCLTYTKAAATEMQNRLFKRLGDWAMRDDDDLVRELRQLGLDGALPPERLRQARTLFARAIETPGGLRIQTIHSFCASLLRRFPLEAGVSPQFTEMEDRAAEMLRAEVLERMAEGRDAHLIEAMAPFLGEQPEALLAELCGRKAAFLPPRTAEDIRALYGLPGDMDEEAVLAEVFLGSETDLIARVIPVLQAGKSTDQGAADKLARFTGPDMAGMLALEDALLTQKGTISSRVPTKDSKQALGPDAPRLEQLAQRVEEAREARLAVEAVKREITLHRFAQVFLPAYEAEKMRRGWLDFDDLVVRARDLLADDRVADWVLYRLDGGIDHILVDEAQDTSPVQWQVIERLAREFTSGEGARGDVRRTIFVVGDKKQSIYSFQGADPREFDRMCDDFAERLQGTDAPLSRMMLEYSFRSAGPVLKLVDATFEGREESGFSPEQRHKAFKSEMPGRVDLWPHIEPAKEEEEDAEWYEPVDRIGAQHHTVRLANRIATFIAETIGTPLPVEIGNTGSYKARPAHAGDFLILVRRRGTLFTEIIRAIKTRGLPIAGADRLKVMSELAVKDIGALLAFLATPEDDLSLATALRSPLFGLTEKALFDLAHHRKPGSYLWVALRDRREEFPAVLRVMDDLLGKTDFLRPYDLIERILTRHRGRQKLLGRLGEEAEDGINALLQQALAYEQSTVPSLTGFLEWMQSDDLEIKRAPDSAGARIRVMTVHGSKGLEAPIVILPDCAQPTKTIRERLLPAGSGETAGMVWQSSAAAQPQVQAEALETAKAAAERERDRLLYVALTRAEKWLVVAAAGNLGKDGSAWFDQVQRGMERAGAEAVGYDFGKWGSGEGLRLGQADWSHLPFEQVTVQAPVLPELPPHLLTPAPLPAPLPESRSPSDLGGAKALSGIEGLDEEEAKLRGTVLHLLLEHLAPLSAPERAEAVPHVLTLAEDLPEETDSIVTEALAVLAAPALAPVFAGEALAEVPISAGIEPLGRIHGVIDRLLVTPGKVIALDFKSNRTVPRTPAEVPEGLLRQMGAYAAALAQVFPGREIETGLIWTATQELMVLPHDLVCAALHRTTAT; encoded by the coding sequence ATGAGCCGCAACGAGGCCAGCGAAAAGCAGGTGCAGGCGGCCCGCCCGGATGCCTCGACATGGCTTGCCGCCAACGCGGGCTCGGGCAAGACCCGCGTGCTGACCGACCGGGTGGCGCGGCTGCTGCTCGACGAGGTGCTGCCCGAGCACATCCTGTGCCTGACCTACACCAAGGCCGCCGCCACCGAGATGCAGAACCGCCTGTTCAAGCGGCTCGGGGACTGGGCGATGCGGGACGATGACGATCTCGTCCGTGAACTCCGCCAGCTCGGCCTCGACGGCGCGCTGCCGCCCGAGCGGCTGCGACAGGCCCGCACGCTCTTTGCTCGCGCCATCGAGACGCCCGGCGGCCTGCGCATCCAGACCATCCACTCATTCTGCGCGAGCCTGCTGCGGCGCTTCCCACTCGAGGCCGGGGTCTCGCCTCAGTTCACCGAGATGGAGGACCGCGCCGCCGAGATGCTGCGCGCCGAGGTGCTGGAACGCATGGCCGAAGGGCGCGACGCCCATCTCATCGAGGCCATGGCCCCTTTCCTCGGCGAACAGCCCGAGGCGCTGCTGGCCGAGCTCTGCGGGCGCAAAGCCGCCTTCCTGCCGCCCCGCACCGCCGAGGACATCCGCGCGCTCTACGGGCTGCCCGGCGACATGGACGAGGAGGCGGTGCTGGCCGAGGTCTTCCTCGGCAGCGAAACGGACCTCATCGCCCGGGTGATCCCCGTGCTGCAGGCCGGCAAGAGCACCGACCAGGGCGCGGCGGACAAGCTTGCACGCTTCACCGGGCCCGACATGGCCGGGATGCTCGCGCTGGAAGATGCGCTGCTCACCCAGAAGGGCACGATCAGCAGCCGCGTGCCGACCAAGGACAGCAAGCAGGCGCTCGGCCCCGACGCGCCGCGGCTGGAGCAGCTGGCGCAAAGGGTGGAAGAGGCCCGCGAGGCGCGGCTCGCCGTCGAGGCGGTGAAGCGCGAGATCACCCTGCACCGCTTTGCACAGGTCTTCCTTCCGGCCTACGAGGCCGAGAAGATGCGCCGCGGCTGGCTCGACTTCGACGATCTGGTGGTGCGCGCCCGCGACCTGCTGGCCGACGACCGGGTGGCGGACTGGGTGCTCTACCGCCTCGACGGCGGCATCGACCACATCCTCGTCGACGAGGCGCAGGACACGAGCCCGGTGCAGTGGCAGGTGATCGAGCGGTTGGCGCGCGAGTTCACCTCCGGCGAGGGGGCGCGCGGCGACGTGCGGCGGACGATCTTCGTCGTCGGCGACAAGAAGCAGTCGATCTACTCCTTCCAGGGTGCCGACCCGCGCGAGTTCGACCGCATGTGCGACGACTTCGCCGAGCGGCTGCAGGGCACCGACGCGCCGCTGTCGCGGATGATGCTGGAATATTCCTTCCGCTCCGCCGGGCCGGTGCTGAAGCTGGTCGATGCCACCTTCGAGGGCCGCGAGGAGTCAGGGTTTTCCCCGGAACAGAGACACAAGGCCTTCAAGTCCGAGATGCCGGGAAGGGTCGATCTCTGGCCGCATATCGAGCCCGCCAAGGAGGAGGAGGAAGACGCCGAGTGGTACGAACCGGTCGACCGCATCGGCGCGCAGCATCACACGGTGCGGCTCGCGAACCGCATCGCCACCTTCATCGCCGAGACCATCGGCACGCCGCTCCCCGTCGAGATCGGCAACACCGGCAGCTACAAGGCCCGCCCCGCCCATGCCGGCGACTTCCTGATCCTCGTGCGCCGGCGCGGCACGCTCTTCACCGAGATCATCCGCGCCATCAAGACCCGCGGCCTTCCCATCGCGGGCGCCGACCGGTTGAAGGTCATGTCGGAACTGGCGGTGAAGGATATCGGCGCGCTGCTGGCCTTCCTCGCCACGCCCGAGGATGACCTCTCGCTCGCCACCGCGCTGCGCTCGCCGCTCTTCGGCCTGACCGAGAAAGCGCTCTTCGACCTCGCCCACCACCGCAAGCCCGGCAGCTACCTCTGGGTCGCCCTGCGCGACCGGCGCGAGGAGTTTCCCGCCGTGCTGCGGGTGATGGACGACCTGCTCGGCAAGACCGACTTCCTGCGCCCCTACGACCTCATCGAGCGCATCCTCACCCGCCACCGCGGCCGGCAGAAGCTGCTCGGGCGGCTCGGCGAAGAGGCGGAGGACGGGATCAACGCGCTGCTGCAGCAGGCGCTGGCCTACGAGCAGAGCACCGTGCCCTCGCTCACCGGCTTCCTCGAGTGGATGCAGTCCGACGATCTCGAGATCAAGCGCGCCCCCGACAGCGCCGGGGCCCGCATTCGGGTGATGACGGTGCATGGCTCCAAGGGCCTTGAGGCGCCGATCGTCATCCTGCCCGACTGCGCCCAGCCCACCAAGACCATCCGCGAGCGCCTGCTGCCCGCCGGGAGCGGCGAGACCGCCGGCATGGTCTGGCAGTCGAGCGCCGCGGCGCAGCCGCAGGTGCAGGCCGAGGCGCTGGAGACCGCCAAGGCCGCCGCCGAACGCGAGCGCGACCGGCTGCTCTACGTCGCCCTGACCCGCGCCGAGAAATGGCTGGTGGTCGCCGCCGCCGGTAATCTCGGCAAGGACGGCAGCGCCTGGTTCGACCAGGTGCAAAGGGGTATGGAGCGCGCCGGGGCCGAGGCCGTCGGCTACGATTTCGGCAAATGGGGCTCGGGCGAGGGCCTGCGTCTGGGTCAGGCGGACTGGTCGCACCTGCCCTTCGAGCAGGTCACGGTGCAGGCCCCGGTGCTTCCGGAGTTGCCGCCGCACCTGCTGACCCCTGCGCCCCTGCCCGCGCCGCTGCCCGAAAGCCGCTCGCCCTCCGACCTCGGCGGCGCCAAGGCGCTCTCGGGGATCGAGGGGCTCGACGAGGAGGAAGCCAAGCTGCGCGGCACGGTGCTGCACCTGCTGCTCGAACATCTCGCGCCGCTTTCCGCGCCCGAGCGCGCCGAGGCGGTGCCGCACGTGCTGACCCTGGCCGAGGACCTGCCGGAGGAGACAGACAGCATCGTCACCGAGGCGCTGGCCGTGCTCGCCGCCCCCGCGCTGGCCCCGGTCTTTGCCGGCGAAGCCCTCGCCGAAGTGCCGATTTCCGCCGGGATAGAGCCTTTGGGACGCATCCACGGCGTCATCGACCGGCTGCTGGTCACCCCCGGCAAGGTCATCGCGCTCGACTTCAAGTCGAACCGCACCGTGCCCCGCACCCCGGCCGAGGTGCCCGAGGGGCTGCTGCGCCAGATGGGCGCCTATGCCGCCGCGCTGGCACAGGTCTTCCCCGGGCGCGAGATCGAGACCGGGCTCATCTGGACCGCGACGCAGGAGCTCATGGTGTTGCCACACGATCTGGTGTGTGCGGCGCTGCACAGGACTACTGCAACTTGA
- the trxA gene encoding thioredoxin translates to MATVPVTDATFDEEVKNSDIPVVVDFWAEWCGPCKQIGPALEELAAEYEGKIKIAKVDVDQNPNTAAMMGVRGIPALFIFKDGQVISNRAGAAPKASLASWINESI, encoded by the coding sequence ATGGCCACCGTCCCCGTCACCGACGCGACCTTCGACGAAGAAGTGAAGAACTCCGACATCCCCGTTGTGGTGGATTTTTGGGCCGAATGGTGCGGCCCCTGCAAGCAGATCGGCCCGGCTCTGGAAGAGCTCGCCGCCGAGTATGAGGGCAAGATCAAGATCGCCAAGGTCGACGTCGACCAGAACCCGAACACCGCCGCCATGATGGGCGTGCGCGGCATTCCTGCGCTCTTCATCTTCAAGGACGGCCAGGTGATCTCGAACCGCGCCGGCGCCGCCCCCAAGGCCTCGCTGGCAAGCTGGATCAACGAGTCGATCTGA
- a CDS encoding phosphotransferase translates to MIAGDLGRAALAHWPVLARELGLDPASWRPAPLARREDARVARILLCLDGPEGRRLVLKHELRPDDPAKFTAAMAAHLEVQEAYAAGVPALLAFDVERRACAMEFLEARPLSVLLEGAPLAEQAALLRRAGAWMGGFHRALPGERRVFQPKHTLGFLRGVMAEVASGARAVAEPERFISCAGALCADQARYEGRGTLTARTHGDLHLRNLVLGEAACWGIDFAGGRVVPVGHDIARLLADYAILHAPKEAIPAGEVLPPEALGAFFAGYGLVTAEDPSVQLLLRNRVLAEWWGLPARPEDRGPAQARRWAGVQALAGRVFPGA, encoded by the coding sequence ATGATCGCGGGGGATCTGGGGCGCGCGGCGCTGGCGCATTGGCCGGTTCTCGCCCGCGAGCTGGGGCTTGACCCTGCGTCCTGGCGTCCCGCGCCGCTGGCCCGGCGCGAGGATGCGCGGGTGGCGCGGATCCTGCTGTGTCTGGACGGGCCGGAGGGGCGGCGGCTGGTGCTGAAGCACGAGCTCCGCCCCGATGATCCGGCGAAGTTCACCGCCGCGATGGCCGCCCATCTGGAAGTGCAGGAGGCCTATGCGGCCGGGGTGCCGGCGCTGCTGGCGTTTGACGTCGAGCGGCGCGCCTGCGCCATGGAGTTCCTCGAGGCGCGGCCGCTCTCCGTGTTGCTGGAGGGGGCGCCTCTGGCCGAACAGGCGGCGCTGCTGCGGCGGGCGGGGGCTTGGATGGGCGGGTTTCACCGCGCTCTGCCGGGGGAGCGCCGGGTGTTCCAGCCGAAGCACACGCTGGGCTTCCTGCGCGGGGTGATGGCCGAGGTCGCCTCGGGTGCGCGGGCTGTGGCGGAGCCGGAGCGGTTTATCTCCTGCGCCGGGGCGCTCTGTGCCGATCAGGCGCGCTACGAGGGGCGCGGGACGCTCACCGCCCGGACCCATGGCGATCTGCACCTGCGCAACCTCGTGCTCGGCGAGGCGGCCTGCTGGGGGATCGACTTCGCCGGGGGGCGGGTGGTGCCGGTGGGGCATGACATCGCCCGGCTGCTTGCAGATTACGCCATCCTGCACGCGCCGAAGGAGGCGATCCCCGCAGGCGAGGTGCTGCCGCCCGAGGCGCTCGGCGCCTTCTTCGCGGGTTACGGGCTGGTGACGGCGGAGGATCCCTCGGTGCAGCTGCTGCTGCGCAACCGGGTTCTGGCGGAATGGTGGGGGCTTCCGGCGAGGCCCGAGGACCGGGGACCGGCGCAGGCGCGGCGCTGGGCCGGGGTGCAGGCGCTGGCGGGGCGGGTGTTTCCCGGCGCCTGA
- the hslV gene encoding ATP-dependent protease subunit HslV, which produces MSDQEFPGWHGTTIIGVRKGGRVVVAGDGQVSLGQTVIKGTARKVRRLAPGGHEVVCGFAGSTADAFTLLERLEGKLEKSPGQLQRACVDLAKDWRTDKYLQKLEAMLIVTDGRELYVITGAGDVLEPEHDIAAIGSGGNFALAAARGLYDYEDDAEKIARRAMAIAADICVYTNGKLTVESISA; this is translated from the coding sequence ATGTCCGATCAGGAATTTCCGGGCTGGCACGGCACCACGATCATCGGCGTCCGCAAGGGCGGCCGGGTGGTCGTCGCGGGTGACGGGCAGGTGAGCCTCGGCCAGACTGTCATCAAGGGCACCGCGCGCAAGGTGCGCCGGCTGGCGCCCGGCGGTCACGAGGTGGTCTGTGGATTTGCCGGCTCCACCGCCGACGCCTTCACCCTGCTTGAGCGGCTGGAGGGCAAGCTCGAGAAATCCCCCGGCCAGCTGCAGCGCGCCTGTGTCGATCTCGCCAAGGACTGGCGCACCGACAAGTACCTGCAGAAGCTCGAGGCGATGCTGATCGTCACCGACGGGCGCGAGCTCTACGTGATCACCGGCGCCGGCGACGTGCTCGAGCCCGAGCATGACATCGCCGCCATCGGCTCGGGCGGCAACTTCGCCCTCGCCGCCGCGCGCGGGCTCTACGACTACGAGGACGACGCCGAGAAGATCGCCCGCCGGGCCATGGCGATCGCCGCCGACATCTGCGTCTACACCAACGGCAAGCTGACCGTTGAGAGCATTTCGGCCTGA
- the hslU gene encoding ATP-dependent protease ATPase subunit HslU, which yields MTDLTPREIVSELDRFIIGQNDAKRAVAVALRNRWRRKQLSADLRDEVYPKNILMIGPTGVGKTEISRRLAKLARAPFIKVEATKFTEVGYVGRDVEQIIRDLVDASIVQTREWMREDVKAAAHKNAEERVVSAIAGQDAREGTREMFRKKLKSGELDDTVIELDVAETASPFPMMEIPGQPGQNMGMMNLGDIFGKAFGQRTTRKKMTVAESYEVLISEEADKLLDDEQVKLAAIEAVEQNGIVFLDEIDKVAARQEARGGDVSREGVQRDLLPLIEGTTVSTKHGPVKTDHILFIASGAFHIAKPSDLLPELQGRLPIRVNLRALTEEDFVRILTETDNALTRQYTALMATEQVEVSFTEAGIRALAKIAAEVNESVENIGARRLYTVMERVFEELSFTAPDQAGISVTVDEGFVEKHLGELTRSTDLSRYVL from the coding sequence ATGACCGACCTTACCCCCCGCGAGATCGTCTCGGAACTCGACCGCTTCATCATCGGCCAGAACGACGCCAAGCGCGCCGTCGCCGTGGCGCTGCGCAACCGCTGGCGGCGCAAGCAGCTCTCGGCCGACCTGCGCGACGAGGTCTACCCCAAGAACATCCTGATGATCGGCCCGACCGGCGTCGGCAAGACCGAGATCTCGCGCCGCCTTGCGAAGCTCGCCCGCGCCCCGTTCATCAAGGTCGAGGCCACCAAGTTCACCGAGGTCGGCTACGTCGGCCGCGACGTCGAGCAGATCATCCGTGACCTCGTCGACGCCTCGATCGTGCAGACCCGCGAGTGGATGCGCGAGGACGTGAAGGCGGCCGCGCACAAGAACGCCGAGGAGCGCGTGGTCTCGGCCATCGCCGGGCAGGACGCGCGCGAGGGCACCCGCGAGATGTTCCGCAAGAAGCTCAAGAGCGGCGAGCTCGACGACACGGTGATCGAGCTCGACGTGGCCGAGACCGCCTCGCCCTTCCCGATGATGGAGATCCCCGGCCAGCCCGGCCAGAACATGGGGATGATGAATCTCGGCGACATCTTCGGCAAGGCCTTCGGCCAGCGCACCACGCGCAAGAAGATGACCGTGGCGGAAAGCTACGAGGTGCTGATTTCCGAGGAAGCGGACAAGCTGCTCGATGACGAGCAGGTCAAGCTCGCCGCGATCGAGGCGGTGGAGCAGAACGGCATCGTCTTCCTCGACGAGATCGACAAGGTCGCGGCGCGGCAGGAAGCCCGCGGCGGCGACGTTTCCCGTGAGGGCGTGCAGCGCGACCTGCTGCCGCTGATCGAGGGCACCACCGTCAGCACCAAGCACGGTCCGGTGAAGACCGACCACATCCTCTTCATCGCCTCGGGCGCCTTCCACATCGCCAAGCCTTCGGACCTGCTGCCCGAGCTTCAGGGCCGCCTGCCGATCCGGGTGAACCTGCGCGCGCTGACCGAGGAGGATTTTGTCCGTATCCTGACCGAGACCGACAACGCCCTCACCCGCCAGTACACGGCGCTGATGGCCACCGAGCAGGTTGAAGTCAGCTTCACCGAAGCCGGCATCCGCGCGCTGGCGAAGATCGCCGCCGAGGTGAACGAGAGCGTCGAGAACATCGGCGCGCGGCGGCTCTACACGGTGATGGAACGGGTCTTCGAGGAACTGAGCTTCACCGCCCCCGACCAGGCCGGCATCTCGGTCACCGTGGACGAGGGCTTCGTCGAGAAGCACCTCGGCGAGCTCACCCGCTCGACCGACCTCAGCCGCTACGTGCTCTGA
- a CDS encoding ABC transporter substrate-binding protein, which produces MTVLRRRRVLQSALAAAVLGASGLAGGGAMAGATRGGYFRAALGGARGTDGWDARTHAGLFMSAAAQGAVFDTLTEVGADGALRGELATGWSASPDARVWTFDLRRGVSFHNGKPFGAEDVLASLALHRDAASPARPIVAEIEMMRAVTPHQVQFTLATGNADFPYLMADYHLLIYPAGQIAEAMARGIGTGLYRVERFEPGRRFIGRRVAEHYKDGRAGWFDGIDFLAMNDPAERLEALRSGRVDAIDRLPAAEAAALAAEPRITVQSLAGNQHYGFALRTDLAPFADPHLRRALKAAVDREAMVSGILHGHGSVGQDSPIGPANPYFTALEPQGFDPERARWHLAQAGHEGIALPMLVSEAAFDGATRAAELYRESAAQAGITLELRLLPSETRWPRESAGFRAGGWSGRATEDWAFSTVLTESAPWNATRGGSGRFGQLLREARAEFDSFRRAELYAEMQRLSRDEGGLILPMYANHLQAHSARIATPARVGAVRAMDDSRMAERWWMA; this is translated from the coding sequence ATGACCGTCCTCCGCCGCCGCCGCGTGCTGCAATCGGCCCTCGCCGCCGCCGTCCTCGGCGCGTCGGGACTGGCCGGTGGCGGCGCCATGGCCGGGGCGACCCGCGGCGGCTACTTCCGCGCCGCGCTGGGTGGCGCCCGCGGCACCGATGGCTGGGACGCGCGCACCCATGCGGGGCTCTTCATGAGCGCCGCGGCGCAGGGTGCGGTCTTCGACACGCTGACTGAGGTCGGGGCCGACGGCGCGCTGCGCGGCGAACTGGCGACCGGCTGGAGCGCCTCGCCCGACGCGCGGGTCTGGACCTTCGACCTGCGCCGCGGCGTGTCCTTCCACAACGGCAAGCCCTTCGGTGCCGAGGACGTGCTGGCCTCGCTGGCGCTGCATCGCGATGCCGCCTCCCCGGCCCGGCCCATCGTCGCCGAGATCGAGATGATGCGCGCGGTGACCCCGCACCAGGTGCAGTTCACCCTCGCCACCGGCAACGCCGATTTCCCCTATCTCATGGCCGACTACCACCTGCTGATCTACCCCGCCGGGCAGATCGCCGAGGCCATGGCGCGCGGCATCGGGACCGGGCTCTACCGGGTCGAGCGGTTCGAACCCGGACGCCGCTTCATCGGCCGCCGCGTCGCCGAGCATTACAAGGACGGCCGCGCGGGCTGGTTCGACGGCATCGACTTCCTCGCGATGAACGATCCCGCCGAGCGGCTCGAGGCGCTGCGCTCCGGCCGCGTCGACGCCATCGACCGCCTGCCTGCCGCCGAGGCCGCCGCGCTGGCTGCCGAGCCGCGGATCACCGTGCAGAGCCTCGCGGGCAACCAGCACTACGGCTTTGCCCTGCGCACCGATCTTGCGCCCTTCGCCGACCCGCACCTGCGCCGGGCGCTGAAGGCGGCGGTCGACCGCGAGGCGATGGTCTCGGGGATCCTGCACGGCCACGGCAGCGTCGGGCAGGACAGCCCGATCGGCCCTGCCAACCCCTATTTCACCGCGCTCGAGCCGCAGGGCTTCGACCCGGAGCGCGCCCGCTGGCACCTCGCGCAGGCCGGGCACGAGGGCATCGCCCTGCCGATGCTGGTCTCCGAGGCGGCCTTCGACGGCGCGACCCGCGCCGCCGAGCTCTACCGCGAGAGCGCCGCGCAGGCCGGGATCACGCTCGAGCTGCGCCTTCTGCCCTCCGAGACCCGGTGGCCGCGCGAGAGCGCCGGTTTCCGCGCCGGCGGCTGGTCGGGACGCGCCACCGAGGACTGGGCCTTCTCGACCGTGCTGACCGAATCCGCGCCGTGGAACGCCACCCGCGGCGGCTCCGGGCGTTTCGGCCAGCTGCTGCGCGAGGCGCGGGCCGAGTTCGACAGCTTCCGCCGCGCCGAGCTCTATGCCGAGATGCAGCGGCTCAGCCGCGACGAGGGCGGGCTGATCCTGCCCATGTACGCCAACCACCTGCAGGCGCATTCGGCGCGCATCGCCACGCCCGCGCGCGTCGGCGCCGTGCGCGCCATGGACGATTCGCGCATGGCCGAACGCTGGTGGATGGCCTGA
- the pip gene encoding prolyl aminopeptidase, translating into MDKYPGQKSAVQHLYPAIDPFDQRMLDVGDGHKLYVEQCGNPTGIPVIVLHGGPGGGCSPAMRRYFDPDVYRVVLFDQRGCGRSTPHASVENNTTWHLVADIERIREALGIGKFIVFGGSWGATLSLVYAITHPTRVRQLVLRGVFMMTQAELDWFYGGGAGQFWPETWARFESLIPEEERGDLVGAYHRRLFSGDLREEVRFARAWSSWENALASVYSNGHGGEAPADYARAFARLENHYFVNAGFLEEDGWILRNAAKLRGIPGIIVQGRYDMICPPRRAWELSRAWPEAELRMIRNAGHALSEPGISAELVRAMDQIAMLESLSNRHEL; encoded by the coding sequence ATGGACAAATACCCGGGCCAAAAGAGCGCAGTGCAACATCTCTATCCCGCGATCGACCCGTTCGACCAGCGCATGCTCGACGTGGGCGACGGGCACAAGCTCTATGTGGAACAGTGCGGCAACCCCACCGGAATCCCGGTCATCGTGCTGCACGGCGGCCCCGGCGGCGGCTGCAGCCCGGCGATGCGGCGCTATTTCGACCCCGACGTCTACCGCGTGGTGCTCTTCGACCAGCGCGGCTGCGGGCGCTCCACGCCCCATGCCAGCGTCGAGAACAACACCACCTGGCACCTCGTCGCCGACATCGAGCGCATCCGCGAGGCGCTGGGCATCGGCAAGTTCATCGTCTTCGGCGGCAGCTGGGGCGCGACGCTGTCGCTGGTCTATGCGATCACCCACCCGACCCGCGTGCGCCAGCTGGTGCTGCGCGGCGTCTTCATGATGACCCAGGCCGAGCTCGACTGGTTCTACGGCGGCGGCGCGGGGCAGTTCTGGCCCGAGACATGGGCACGGTTCGAGAGCCTGATCCCCGAGGAAGAGCGCGGCGATCTCGTCGGCGCCTACCACCGGCGCCTCTTCTCCGGCGACCTGCGCGAGGAGGTGCGATTCGCCCGCGCCTGGTCGTCGTGGGAGAATGCTCTCGCCTCGGTCTACTCGAACGGCCACGGCGGCGAGGCCCCGGCCGATTATGCCCGCGCCTTCGCCCGGCTCGAGAACCACTATTTCGTCAACGCGGGCTTCCTCGAGGAAGACGGCTGGATCCTGCGGAACGCCGCCAAGCTGCGCGGCATTCCCGGCATCATCGTGCAGGGCCGCTACGACATGATCTGCCCGCCGCGCCGCGCCTGGGAGCTGTCGCGCGCCTGGCCCGAAGCCGAGCTGCGCATGATCCGCAACGCCGGCCACGCGCTGTCCGAGCCGGGGATCAGCGCCGAGCTGGTGCGCGCGATGGACCAGATCGCCATGCTCGAGAGCCTGTCGAACCGGCACGAGCTCTGA
- the ubiG gene encoding bifunctional 2-polyprenyl-6-hydroxyphenol methylase/3-demethylubiquinol 3-O-methyltransferase UbiG, translating to MTLTVDPSEVAKFEAMAAEWWDPNGKFKPLHMMNPVRLDYITAQVAGEFDRDLSTPRPFEGLRILDIGCGGGLLCEPMARLGAEIVGVDAAERNIPVARTHAEQSGLEIDYRFSTAEALAAAGEQFDVVLNMEVIEHVADPQAYLDACHALLKRGGLHLCSTINRNAKSFAMAIVGAEWVMRWLPKGTHDWAKFITPDELYELLRKAGLEPVDRKGYVFNPVSWRWSISDRDLSVNYVTAALKPRR from the coding sequence ATGACCCTGACCGTCGATCCGTCCGAAGTCGCCAAGTTCGAAGCCATGGCGGCAGAATGGTGGGACCCGAACGGAAAGTTCAAGCCGCTGCACATGATGAACCCCGTGCGTCTCGATTATATCACGGCGCAGGTCGCCGGGGAGTTCGATCGTGACCTGTCGACGCCGCGTCCCTTCGAGGGGCTGCGCATCCTCGATATCGGCTGCGGCGGCGGGCTGCTCTGCGAGCCCATGGCCCGGCTCGGGGCCGAGATCGTCGGCGTCGACGCGGCCGAGCGCAACATTCCCGTGGCGCGCACCCATGCCGAGCAGTCGGGGCTGGAGATCGACTACCGCTTCTCCACCGCCGAGGCGCTGGCGGCGGCGGGCGAGCAGTTCGACGTGGTGCTGAACATGGAGGTGATCGAGCACGTGGCCGATCCGCAGGCCTACCTCGATGCCTGCCACGCCCTGCTGAAGCGCGGCGGGCTGCACCTCTGCTCGACGATCAACCGCAACGCCAAGAGCTTTGCCATGGCCATCGTCGGGGCGGAATGGGTGATGCGCTGGCTGCCCAAGGGCACGCATGACTGGGCGAAGTTCATCACCCCGGACGAGCTTTACGAGCTGCTGCGCAAGGCCGGGCTCGAGCCGGTGGACCGCAAGGGCTACGTGTTCAACCCGGTGAGCTGGCGCTGGTCGATCTCGGACCGGGACCTGTCGGTGAATTACGTGACGGCGGCGCTGAAGCCGCGGCGCTGA